In one Aeromicrobium wangtongii genomic region, the following are encoded:
- a CDS encoding LLM class flavin-dependent oxidoreductase: MSLTFDWFLPTTGDSRALVGGGHSVPTDLGREGGPLDTAGRFREPDLKYLVQVARTAEDLGFDAVLTPTGTPCEDAWVVASALIPETERLKFLIALRPGLISPTLLAQMASTFQRLSGDRLLLNVVVGGDPSEQLRFGDRVQKDDRYARAAEFLQVFRGAFTEAGSTFRGEHYDVQDARTRRPARVPQIYLGGSSAAAGPVTAAHTDVYLTWGEPPGAVADKIAWIRKLADEQGRTVRFGVRLHTISRDHSQDAWQIADRMLAGLDPAQVAQAQEALAASESEGQKRMRELHGGAFDRADARSLEVHPGLWAGVGLMRSGAGTALVGSHTEVADLIGEYAEIGIDEFVMSGYPHVEEAYWFAEGVLPILRKRDVIPGVASAPRPG, encoded by the coding sequence ATGAGCTTGACGTTCGACTGGTTCCTGCCCACGACCGGCGACAGCCGTGCCCTGGTCGGTGGGGGGCACAGCGTGCCGACCGACCTCGGGCGTGAGGGTGGCCCGCTGGACACCGCGGGCCGGTTCCGCGAGCCCGATCTGAAGTACCTCGTGCAGGTGGCCCGCACGGCCGAGGACCTCGGCTTCGACGCCGTCCTGACGCCGACCGGCACACCCTGCGAGGACGCCTGGGTCGTCGCGTCGGCGCTCATCCCCGAGACCGAGCGGCTCAAGTTCCTCATCGCCCTGCGTCCGGGGCTGATCTCACCGACGCTGCTGGCCCAGATGGCCTCCACCTTCCAGCGTCTGTCCGGCGACCGGCTGCTGCTCAACGTCGTCGTCGGTGGCGACCCGTCCGAGCAGCTGCGCTTCGGCGACCGCGTGCAGAAGGACGACCGGTACGCCCGGGCGGCGGAGTTCCTGCAGGTCTTCCGGGGCGCCTTCACGGAGGCCGGCAGCACCTTCCGCGGCGAGCACTACGACGTCCAGGACGCCCGCACCCGTCGCCCCGCCCGGGTGCCGCAGATCTACCTCGGCGGCTCGTCGGCCGCCGCCGGCCCGGTCACCGCGGCCCACACGGACGTCTACCTGACGTGGGGCGAGCCGCCGGGAGCCGTGGCCGACAAGATCGCCTGGATCCGCAAGCTCGCCGACGAGCAGGGCCGCACCGTGCGCTTCGGCGTCCGGCTGCACACCATCAGCCGTGACCACTCCCAGGACGCCTGGCAGATCGCCGACCGCATGCTCGCCGGGCTCGACCCGGCCCAGGTCGCGCAGGCACAGGAGGCGCTCGCGGCCAGCGAGTCCGAAGGGCAGAAGCGCATGCGCGAGCTGCACGGCGGCGCCTTCGACCGCGCCGACGCCCGCTCGCTCGAGGTGCACCCCGGGCTCTGGGCGGGCGTCGGACTGATGCGCAGCGGCGCCGGCACCGCCCTGGTCGGCAGCCACACCGAGGTCGCCGACCTCATCGGGGAGTATGCCGAGATCGGCATCGACGAGTTCGTGATGTCCGGCTACCCGCACGTCGAGGAGGCGTACTGGTTCGCCGAGGGCGTCCTGCCGATCCTGCGCAAGCGGGACGTCATCCCGGGCGTGGCATCTGCGCCACGCCCGGGATGA
- a CDS encoding D-arabinono-1,4-lactone oxidase, translated as MAEHWQNWGRSAEAHPVRIAHPASTAEVAAVVRDAVAAGQQVKAVGASHSFTAIAATDGVLLRLDRMNTILATDHATGRVRVQAGISLHELNPQLKARGLALANLGDVDPQSVAGATSTGTHGTGGKLFGISSSVVGVQVVTATGDVVEIDEQHPWFGAARVSLGALGIITEVTLQCVPAFLLHAREEPMALPAVMEQVDDLVADNDHFEFYWFPHTEKTLTKRNNPVPGGTEARPLGRFRHWLDDEFLSNTVFEGLNRVVTHRRSWIPRLNAVAGSTLSAREYVDDSYNVFVSPRTVRFRESEFAMPREALPHVLGELAAWFGAGHENISFPIEVRFTAADDSWLSTGHERDNCYVAVHQYWRSHYARYFAAAQDIFTAHEGRPHWGKIHTLDAGYFAQRYSRFDDFVAVRDEIDPGRTFSNPYLDRVLG; from the coding sequence TTGGCTGAGCACTGGCAGAACTGGGGCCGCAGCGCCGAGGCGCACCCCGTGCGGATCGCGCATCCGGCCTCGACCGCCGAGGTCGCCGCGGTCGTCCGGGACGCCGTCGCGGCCGGCCAGCAGGTCAAGGCCGTCGGCGCGAGCCACTCGTTCACCGCGATCGCGGCGACCGACGGGGTCCTGCTGCGGCTCGACCGCATGAACACGATCCTGGCGACCGACCACGCCACCGGCCGGGTGCGCGTGCAGGCCGGCATCTCGCTGCACGAGCTGAACCCGCAGCTGAAGGCTCGCGGGCTGGCGCTGGCCAATCTCGGTGACGTCGACCCGCAGTCCGTGGCAGGTGCCACCTCGACCGGCACCCACGGCACGGGCGGCAAGCTGTTCGGCATCTCCTCGTCCGTCGTCGGCGTCCAGGTCGTCACGGCCACCGGCGACGTCGTCGAGATCGACGAGCAGCACCCGTGGTTCGGCGCCGCCCGCGTCAGCCTCGGCGCGCTGGGGATCATCACCGAGGTGACGCTGCAGTGCGTCCCGGCGTTCCTGCTGCACGCCCGTGAGGAGCCCATGGCCCTGCCCGCGGTCATGGAGCAGGTCGACGACCTGGTCGCCGACAACGACCACTTCGAGTTCTACTGGTTCCCGCACACCGAGAAGACGCTGACCAAGCGCAACAACCCGGTCCCGGGCGGCACCGAGGCCCGTCCGCTCGGGCGGTTCAGGCACTGGCTGGACGACGAGTTCCTCAGCAACACCGTCTTCGAGGGGCTCAACCGGGTCGTGACCCATCGGCGGTCGTGGATCCCGCGCCTCAACGCCGTCGCGGGGTCGACGCTCAGCGCGCGCGAGTACGTCGACGACTCCTACAACGTGTTCGTGTCGCCGCGCACCGTCCGGTTCCGCGAGTCCGAGTTCGCGATGCCCCGCGAGGCGCTGCCGCACGTGCTCGGCGAGCTGGCGGCCTGGTTCGGCGCCGGGCACGAGAACATCTCGTTCCCCATCGAGGTGCGGTTCACGGCCGCCGACGACTCCTGGCTGTCCACGGGCCACGAGCGCGACAACTGCTACGTCGCGGTCCACCAGTACTGGCGCAGCCACTACGCGAGGTACTTCGCCGCGGCCCAGGACATCTTCACCGCGCACGAGGGACGCCCGCACTGGGGCAAGATCCACACCCTCGACGCGGGCTACTTCGCCCAGCGTTACTCCCGCTTCGACGACTTCGTGGCGGTGCGCGACGAGATCGACCCCGGCCGGACGTTCAGCAACCCCTACCTCGACCGCGTCCTCGGCTGA
- a CDS encoding amino acid deaminase/aldolase has product MPSPFERLLQATASLDTPFALIDAPALWANADDLVRRAGGVKIRVASKSVRVRRVIDETLQRPGFAGIMSYSLAESNWLADEGHDDILLAYPTTSRQGLHDLVADERRRTAITVMVDSTESLDHIDSLLGGPGHPPIRVCIDVDSSLKLGPVHLGVRRSPVHTARQAKKLAAAIEQRRGFDLVGLMFYDAQIAGLPDSSRAVRLVKKRSAAELLHRRAKVVSAVSEHARLEIVNAGGTGSLEVTGQDPAITELTAGSGLFSPVLFDGYDAFTSRPAAYFVLSVVRKPAKDIATLFAGGYIASGPTNKNRQPLPVWPTGLTPIGTEGAGEVQSPLKGKAARDLSIGDRVVLRYAKAGEMCERFDRIAIVEADGSTEIVPTYRGEGKNFG; this is encoded by the coding sequence GTGCCGTCTCCTTTCGAGCGCCTCCTGCAGGCGACCGCATCGCTGGACACCCCCTTCGCCCTGATCGACGCCCCAGCCCTGTGGGCCAATGCGGACGACCTGGTGCGCCGTGCAGGAGGGGTCAAGATCCGGGTCGCGAGCAAGTCGGTCCGCGTGCGCCGGGTCATCGACGAGACGCTCCAGCGACCTGGGTTCGCCGGGATCATGTCGTACTCCCTGGCCGAGTCGAACTGGCTGGCCGACGAGGGCCACGACGACATCCTGCTGGCGTACCCGACCACCAGCCGGCAGGGCCTGCACGACCTCGTGGCAGACGAGCGGCGCCGCACCGCGATCACGGTCATGGTCGACAGCACCGAGTCGCTGGACCACATCGACTCGCTGCTCGGCGGACCCGGCCACCCGCCGATCCGCGTGTGCATCGACGTCGACTCGTCGCTGAAGCTCGGCCCCGTCCACCTCGGGGTGCGCCGCTCCCCCGTCCACACCGCGCGCCAAGCCAAGAAGCTGGCCGCCGCGATCGAGCAGCGCCGCGGCTTCGACCTGGTCGGCCTGATGTTCTACGACGCGCAGATCGCCGGTCTGCCCGACTCCTCGCGCGCTGTGCGGCTGGTCAAGAAGCGCTCCGCCGCCGAGCTGCTGCACCGCCGCGCCAAGGTCGTGTCCGCGGTGAGCGAGCACGCCCGGCTCGAGATCGTCAACGCCGGCGGCACCGGGAGCCTCGAGGTCACCGGCCAGGACCCCGCCATCACCGAGCTCACTGCCGGATCCGGCCTGTTCTCCCCCGTGCTGTTCGACGGCTACGACGCCTTCACCTCCCGTCCCGCGGCGTACTTCGTGCTCTCGGTCGTCCGCAAGCCGGCCAAGGACATCGCGACGCTGTTCGCCGGTGGCTACATCGCGTCGGGCCCGACCAACAAGAACCGGCAACCCCTGCCCGTGTGGCCGACCGGGCTCACCCCGATCGGCACCGAGGGCGCCGGCGAGGTCCAGTCGCCGCTCAAGGGCAAGGCCGCGCGCGACCTGTCGATCGGCGACCGTGTCGTGCTGCGGTACGCCAAGGCCGGTGAGATGTGCGAGCGATTCGACCGGATCGCGATCGTGGAGGCCGACGGCAGCACCGAGATCGTGCCGACGTACCGGGGTGAGGGGAAGAACTTTGGCTGA
- a CDS encoding HNH endonuclease signature motif containing protein, which yields MATTTAPTTQSLSHAVRWQSMAEARTVEAMIDYRDAEMARTALIESSLRRKIERSAIALTIGEATGMSEAQVQLRLSIADRVRAKTPQVWDAFIDGRLDFSRVRDISAAIEKLRRDESIARLDNRVLAYATSHTGAELRQWLRRFVQRVEADLAVERAEAERAERHVSVAHGDDAMAWLNAYLPSHLAAAIEARLRTAARKPADPDDDRTVAQREADLLVAWCTSSDAATSAVDANIAVTVAADVLAGAAAGFAESTDGRWAVPASWIADVAATGSTFWHRIVVDPVKDDVLSHEYLGRFAPDTLAAALQFLHGVCQAPGCMVPAERCDLDHRIPHPHGPTTGDNMGPLCRRHHNLKGHGLLHWSTSQPRPPTKPMVIEIYQPAPTIDVEYVPA from the coding sequence ATGGCCACCACGACAGCACCGACGACGCAGTCGTTGTCGCACGCGGTCCGGTGGCAGTCCATGGCCGAGGCGCGCACCGTCGAGGCGATGATCGACTACCGCGACGCCGAGATGGCGCGCACCGCATTGATCGAGTCGTCGTTGCGGCGCAAGATCGAACGATCCGCGATCGCGTTGACCATCGGTGAGGCCACGGGGATGTCCGAGGCGCAGGTCCAGCTGCGGCTCTCGATCGCCGACCGGGTCCGCGCCAAGACCCCGCAGGTGTGGGACGCGTTCATCGACGGGCGCCTCGACTTCTCGAGGGTCCGTGACATCAGTGCGGCCATCGAGAAGCTCCGTCGTGACGAGTCCATCGCCCGCCTCGACAACCGGGTCCTGGCCTATGCGACCTCCCATACCGGGGCCGAGCTGCGGCAATGGCTGCGCCGGTTCGTCCAGCGGGTCGAGGCCGACCTGGCCGTCGAACGGGCTGAGGCAGAGCGCGCCGAACGCCATGTCTCGGTGGCTCACGGGGATGACGCGATGGCGTGGCTGAACGCCTACCTGCCCTCGCACCTGGCCGCGGCCATCGAAGCGCGACTGCGGACAGCAGCCCGCAAACCCGCTGATCCCGACGACGATCGCACCGTCGCCCAACGCGAAGCCGATCTCCTGGTCGCCTGGTGCACCAGCTCCGACGCCGCGACATCAGCGGTCGATGCCAACATCGCCGTCACCGTCGCCGCCGACGTCCTGGCTGGCGCGGCGGCCGGGTTCGCGGAGTCCACCGACGGCCGCTGGGCCGTTCCCGCATCGTGGATCGCCGACGTAGCCGCCACCGGCAGCACCTTCTGGCACCGCATCGTGGTCGACCCGGTCAAGGACGACGTCCTCTCCCACGAATACCTGGGCCGGTTCGCCCCAGACACCCTCGCGGCGGCGCTGCAGTTCCTACACGGGGTCTGCCAGGCACCCGGGTGCATGGTCCCGGCCGAACGGTGCGACCTCGACCACCGCATACCCCACCCACACGGTCCGACCACCGGCGACAACATGGGTCCGCTGTGCCGACGACACCACAACCTCAAAGGCCACGGCCTGCTGCACTGGTCCACCAGCCAACCCAGACCACCGACCAAGCCCATGGTCATCGAGATCTACCAGCCAGCGCCCACCATCGACGTGGAGTACGTCCCCGCCTGA
- a CDS encoding nuclear transport factor 2 family protein, whose protein sequence is MSELIEVPSADGIAEAYALAQRWLPAFLAGHRADDDVYAEDVATWHNTSETVSKIQQTPSRTRANAAGADLRVENPRIKVFDGGWVLQATTVGTTADGDPVRIPNCLVVTVENGRIARFEEYADSRAVEVLFG, encoded by the coding sequence ATGAGTGAGCTGATCGAGGTCCCTTCGGCTGACGGAATCGCCGAGGCGTACGCGTTGGCGCAGAGGTGGTTGCCGGCCTTCCTGGCGGGGCACCGGGCCGACGACGACGTGTACGCCGAGGACGTGGCGACCTGGCACAACACCAGCGAGACGGTCTCGAAGATCCAGCAGACCCCGTCGCGCACCCGGGCCAACGCCGCCGGCGCCGACCTGCGGGTGGAGAACCCACGGATCAAGGTCTTCGACGGCGGCTGGGTCCTCCAAGCCACCACGGTGGGCACCACCGCCGACGGTGATCCCGTGCGAATCCCCAACTGCCTGGTCGTGACTGTCGAGAACGGTCGGATCGCCCGGTTCGAGGAGTACGCCGACTCGCGCGCGGTCGAGGTCCTCTTCGGCTGA
- a CDS encoding NADPH-dependent F420 reductase yields MSTFGILGAGQVGTTLARVAVAAGYDIVIANSRGPQTLHDLVRELGPRARAASASDAAAEADFAILAFPYAPDHRLPVEELAGKVVIDNNNYMVWRDGHFPEVDSGRKTIHELRQEQLPDSKIVKAFTHVQFHERHPIRVPEDRQPAIVRLARPAGHPERKALVASSDHPEAVELVTRLYDDLGFDIVDNSPLSQSWRSAPGTPMWSHAVDGQSRDELIRNLQQARHPLG; encoded by the coding sequence GTGAGCACGTTCGGCATCCTCGGCGCCGGTCAGGTCGGGACCACGCTCGCGCGGGTCGCGGTCGCGGCGGGCTATGACATCGTCATCGCCAACTCGCGCGGCCCGCAGACCCTGCACGATCTGGTCCGCGAGCTCGGCCCGAGGGCACGGGCCGCGTCGGCGTCCGACGCGGCGGCGGAGGCGGACTTCGCGATCCTGGCCTTCCCGTACGCACCGGACCACCGGCTGCCGGTCGAGGAGCTGGCCGGCAAGGTCGTGATCGACAACAACAACTACATGGTGTGGCGCGACGGCCACTTCCCCGAGGTCGACTCGGGGCGCAAGACGATCCACGAGCTGCGCCAGGAGCAGCTGCCGGACTCCAAGATCGTGAAGGCATTCACCCATGTCCAGTTCCACGAGCGGCATCCGATCCGCGTCCCGGAGGACCGGCAGCCGGCCATCGTCCGGCTGGCCCGGCCCGCCGGGCACCCCGAGCGCAAGGCGCTGGTCGCGTCCAGCGACCACCCGGAGGCCGTCGAGCTGGTGACCCGCCTGTACGACGACCTCGGCTTCGACATCGTCGACAACAGCCCGCTCAGCCAGTCGTGGCGCAGCGCTCCCGGGACGCCGATGTGGAGCCACGCCGTCGACGGACAGAGTCGCGACGAGCTCATCCGCAACCTGCAGCAGGCGCGCCACCCGCTCGGTTGA
- a CDS encoding PP2C family protein-serine/threonine phosphatase: MSETRLRVERGGEVTQLLVAIREDLEADSSVMLLLDATRSVLEPVAACGLDETLRTSARVPLGQGFAGTIAATAVPLVLDEVRSDNVVNPMLHRRGIRSLVGVPLLSDGMVIGVLHVGSLTPRTFTQDDIERLAARAEDLAVFVKDRALVEEHVAALVLQRSLIPTVPPRIPGLDIAGRYLPAEGDLGGDWYDVFSLPGGRVGIVMGDVLGHGLGSAVIMGRVRSALRAYALIEESPARVLEMLDHKIDHFEAGMLATVVFAVASAPFDTFTVSSAGHWAPLLAGDGAVAQVDVPHDPLLGVEPATRRTEVQVSVEPGEVLCFFTDGMIEQRIDPGAAIDPDRGIALVAANLSAALTAEANCISILAGAMPAERNRDDIALLVVRRDPDA; encoded by the coding sequence GTGTCTGAGACCCGTCTGCGAGTAGAGCGCGGCGGCGAGGTCACCCAGCTCCTCGTCGCGATCCGCGAAGACCTCGAGGCCGACTCGTCGGTCATGCTGCTGCTCGACGCAACCCGCTCCGTGCTCGAGCCCGTCGCGGCCTGCGGGCTGGACGAGACGCTGCGGACGTCCGCTCGCGTGCCGCTGGGTCAGGGGTTCGCCGGCACGATCGCCGCGACGGCGGTGCCCCTGGTGCTGGACGAGGTGCGATCGGACAACGTCGTCAACCCGATGCTGCACCGTCGCGGTATCCGTTCGCTGGTGGGCGTCCCCCTGCTCTCCGACGGCATGGTCATCGGCGTGCTGCACGTCGGCTCGCTCACGCCCCGGACCTTCACGCAGGACGACATCGAGCGGTTGGCGGCGCGGGCCGAGGACCTGGCGGTGTTCGTCAAGGACCGCGCCCTCGTCGAGGAGCACGTCGCGGCCCTCGTCCTGCAGCGCAGCCTGATCCCGACGGTCCCGCCGAGGATTCCCGGCCTGGACATCGCCGGGCGCTACCTGCCGGCCGAGGGTGACCTCGGCGGTGACTGGTACGACGTGTTCTCGCTGCCGGGCGGCCGCGTCGGCATCGTGATGGGCGACGTGCTCGGGCACGGTCTCGGATCGGCCGTCATCATGGGACGCGTCCGAAGTGCCCTGCGCGCGTACGCCCTCATCGAGGAGAGCCCTGCGCGCGTCCTGGAGATGCTCGACCACAAGATCGACCACTTCGAGGCCGGCATGCTGGCCACGGTCGTCTTCGCGGTGGCGTCGGCCCCCTTCGACACATTCACGGTGAGCAGCGCCGGCCACTGGGCCCCGCTGCTGGCCGGCGACGGCGCCGTGGCCCAGGTGGACGTCCCGCACGACCCACTGCTGGGGGTGGAGCCCGCGACGCGCCGGACCGAGGTGCAGGTGTCCGTCGAGCCCGGCGAGGTGCTGTGCTTCTTCACCGACGGGATGATCGAGCAGCGCATCGATCCCGGTGCGGCGATCGATCCCGACCGGGGGATCGCGCTGGTCGCGGCGAACCTGTCGGCGGCCTTGACCGCGGAGGCCAACTGCATCTCGATCCTGGCCGGCGCGATGCCGGCGGAGCGCAACCGGGACGACATCGCGCTGCTGGTCGTCAGGCGCGACCC